From the Spartobacteria bacterium genome, one window contains:
- a CDS encoding 4-phosphoerythronate dehydrogenase, with amino-acid sequence MIMRIICAASVYAGEAAFGTIGDVMVVDDHLIAPEIVSTADALIIRSKTIVDHELLQGSRVRFVGTATAGFDHIDTRYLQKQGVMWSAAPGCNANSVAEYVVTALLYLADRYGIDLSQRTLGIIGAGQVGTRVARFADVLGMHVLLNDPPLQLQTQKDCYRPLSELQKQCDIITFHVPLIGEGRFQTRHMADMRFFAGLRRGCIAVNASRGDVVETEALRSALQSGIVTHCVLDVWDDEPAVSVPMLKDADIATPHIAGYSTDGKLDGTWQIYQQCCNFFELPVCWEKPSLPEPAAPLITVDARGFSREEVLWRVVRKAYRILSDDEALRRGMQCPDGLGVHFKRLRKDYPLRREFSAFTVDVQHSDRATLCMIRDLGFNVPD; translated from the coding sequence ATGATTATGCGGATTATCTGTGCGGCTAGTGTCTATGCCGGTGAGGCGGCTTTTGGTACGATCGGCGATGTGATGGTCGTCGATGATCATTTGATCGCGCCGGAAATCGTATCCACCGCCGATGCGTTGATCATCCGTTCGAAAACCATTGTAGATCACGAATTGCTGCAAGGCAGCCGTGTCCGTTTTGTGGGCACGGCCACTGCTGGATTTGATCATATTGATACGCGCTATCTTCAGAAACAAGGTGTCATGTGGTCGGCCGCTCCGGGGTGCAATGCCAATAGTGTCGCGGAATACGTGGTGACGGCACTGCTTTATCTGGCGGATCGCTATGGCATTGATTTGTCTCAGCGTACGCTGGGAATTATCGGGGCGGGGCAGGTCGGTACGCGTGTGGCCCGATTCGCCGATGTGCTGGGTATGCATGTGCTGCTGAATGATCCGCCCTTGCAGTTGCAGACGCAGAAGGATTGTTATCGTCCGCTGTCGGAGCTTCAAAAGCAGTGCGATATTATAACATTTCATGTTCCTCTCATTGGCGAGGGGCGTTTTCAAACCCGCCATATGGCAGATATGCGTTTCTTTGCGGGGCTGCGTCGCGGTTGTATTGCTGTTAATGCATCCCGTGGGGATGTGGTGGAAACCGAAGCGTTGCGCTCCGCACTGCAGAGCGGGATTGTTACGCACTGCGTCCTTGATGTATGGGATGACGAACCGGCGGTTTCAGTACCGATGCTGAAGGATGCTGACATCGCAACGCCGCATATTGCCGGATATTCCACCGATGGCAAGCTGGACGGTACTTGGCAAATTTATCAGCAATGCTGTAACTTTTTTGAGTTGCCGGTGTGCTGGGAGAAGCCTTCGCTGCCGGAACCGGCGGCACCTTTAATTACTGTGGATGCACGGGGATTCAGCAGGGAGGAAGTTCTCTGGCGTGTCGTGCGCAAAGCCTATCGCATTCTTTCCGATGATGAGGCTCTTCGTCGCGGTATGCAGTGTCCGGATGGACTGGGGGTTCATTTTAAACGGCTCCGAAAAGACTATCCTCTGCGCCGGGAATTTTCTGCATTTACCGTTGATGTGCAGCACTCCGACAGAGCCACTCTCTGCATGATCAGAGACCTTGGTTTTAATGTCCCGGATTGA
- the gap gene encoding type I glyceraldehyde-3-phosphate dehydrogenase, with product MAIKVGINGFGRIGRLVFRAACERSDIEIVGINDPFIDLDYMVYMLKYDTVHGRFKGTAEVKDGKFVVNGNAISVFAERNPADIKWADCAAEYVVESTGVFLTQEKAQAHIDAGAKYVVMSAPSKDATPMFVMGVNQDTYAKGTQFVSNASCTTNCLAPLAKMLNDKWGIAEGLMTTVHATTATQKTVDGPSAKDWRGGRGAAFNIIPSSTGAAKAVGKVIPQLNGKLTGMAFRVPTADVSVVDLTCRLEKPATYAEICAAMKEASEGELKGIMAYTEDMVVSSDFIGETCTSIFDAKAGIALNDTFVKLVAWYDNEWGYSNKVIDLIAHMAKVNG from the coding sequence ATGGCAATTAAAGTAGGTATTAACGGCTTTGGTCGTATTGGTCGTCTGGTTTTCCGCGCGGCTTGTGAACGTAGCGACATCGAAATCGTCGGCATCAACGATCCGTTCATCGATTTGGATTACATGGTATACATGCTGAAATACGACACCGTGCATGGTCGTTTCAAAGGAACAGCCGAAGTCAAAGATGGCAAGTTTGTAGTTAATGGTAATGCCATTTCTGTATTTGCTGAAAGAAACCCGGCAGACATCAAATGGGCTGACTGCGCCGCTGAATACGTTGTAGAATCAACAGGCGTATTTCTGACACAGGAAAAAGCACAGGCTCATATCGACGCCGGTGCAAAATATGTGGTTATGTCTGCTCCTTCCAAGGATGCCACTCCCATGTTCGTCATGGGCGTAAATCAGGACACCTATGCAAAAGGAACACAGTTTGTTTCTAATGCTTCCTGCACAACGAACTGCCTGGCTCCTCTGGCCAAAATGCTCAATGATAAATGGGGCATTGCCGAAGGTTTGATGACAACAGTTCATGCCACAACAGCTACACAGAAAACAGTTGACGGCCCTTCTGCTAAAGATTGGCGCGGCGGTCGTGGTGCTGCATTCAACATCATCCCTTCAAGCACCGGTGCTGCTAAAGCGGTTGGCAAAGTGATTCCTCAGCTGAACGGCAAATTGACGGGCATGGCGTTCCGTGTTCCTACTGCTGACGTTTCAGTGGTTGACCTGACCTGCCGTCTGGAAAAACCTGCTACCTACGCCGAAATCTGTGCTGCCATGAAAGAAGCTTCTGAAGGCGAACTCAAAGGTATCATGGCTTACACTGAAGACATGGTCGTTTCTTCCGACTTCATCGGCGAAACCTGCACAAGCATCTTTGATGCAAAAGCAGGTATTGCTCTGAACGACACCTTTGTGAAATTGGTTGCATGGTATGACAATGAATGGGGTTACTCCAACAAAGTCATCGATCTGATCGCTCACATGGCCAAAGTGAACGGCTAA
- a CDS encoding YgeY family selenium metabolism-linked hydrolase, with translation MTIDFQSITTKAASYREPMASFLRDMIAIPSESGKEKDVVQRIRQEMEVVGFDRIKIDGLGNILGYIGNGPHLIAMDAHIDTVGIGDPSLWKSDPYKGYADEELVPGRGASDQEGGMASMVYAARIIKELDLANDYTLLVTGTVMEEDCDGLCWQYIIKESGIRPEFVVSTEPTSCQIYRGHRGRMELTVTVKGLSCHGSAPERGDNALYKAGRILLEIEKLNTRLAQDDFLGKGTVTATQFFFSSPSQCAVPDAATIQVDRRLTVGETEEIAVAELLDAAARAGYPDAKVDVLSYEEPAYTGLVYPTKKYYPTWCIPEEAPATQTLVESYRKLFHSEPTVDKWTFSTNGVAIMGMHGIPCIGFGPGHEDQAHAPNEVTWKNELVKCAAMYAAIPSVYCEKYAQ, from the coding sequence ATGACCATTGACTTTCAGTCGATCACTACCAAAGCCGCATCCTACCGCGAACCCATGGCCTCCTTTTTGCGTGACATGATCGCGATTCCCAGCGAAAGCGGTAAAGAAAAAGACGTCGTTCAACGTATCCGGCAGGAAATGGAAGTGGTCGGATTCGACCGCATCAAAATCGATGGGTTAGGCAATATTCTCGGCTATATAGGGAACGGCCCGCACCTGATTGCCATGGACGCCCATATTGATACCGTAGGCATTGGAGACCCGTCCTTATGGAAAAGCGATCCCTATAAAGGGTATGCCGATGAAGAGCTGGTACCCGGTCGGGGCGCATCGGATCAGGAAGGCGGCATGGCCTCCATGGTTTACGCGGCCAGGATCATCAAAGAACTGGATCTGGCAAATGACTATACCCTGCTGGTTACCGGCACCGTTATGGAGGAAGACTGCGATGGACTTTGCTGGCAGTACATCATTAAAGAGTCAGGTATTCGTCCGGAATTCGTCGTATCCACTGAGCCGACGTCCTGTCAGATCTATCGCGGTCATCGCGGACGGATGGAACTGACCGTCACGGTTAAGGGATTATCCTGTCACGGTTCTGCACCCGAACGCGGCGACAATGCGCTCTACAAAGCGGGCCGCATCTTACTGGAAATCGAGAAACTCAATACCCGCTTAGCGCAGGATGATTTTTTGGGAAAGGGAACCGTCACCGCGACACAATTCTTCTTCTCTTCGCCCTCGCAGTGTGCCGTTCCCGACGCGGCGACGATACAGGTCGACCGCCGGTTAACCGTTGGCGAAACAGAAGAGATCGCCGTGGCCGAACTATTGGATGCGGCAGCTCGTGCCGGGTATCCCGACGCAAAAGTGGACGTGCTATCCTATGAAGAACCCGCCTATACCGGCCTCGTTTACCCGACAAAAAAATACTATCCCACCTGGTGCATCCCTGAAGAAGCCCCGGCAACGCAGACACTGGTCGAAAGCTACCGCAAGCTATTCCATTCTGAACCAACCGTAGACAAATGGACCTTCTCTACTAATGGTGTGGCCATTATGGGAATGCACGGCATCCCCTGCATCGGGTTTGGACCGGGCCACGAAGATCAGGCGCATGCACCCAATGAAGTCACATGGAAAAATGAGCTGGTGAAATGTGCCGCGATGTATGCCGCCATCCCTTCAGTCTATTGCGAAAAATACGCACAATGA
- a CDS encoding CTP synthase, whose protein sequence is MAKHIFVTGGVVSSLGKGLTAASVALLLQRRGYRVRLQKMDPYLNVDPGTMSPFQHGEVYVTADGAETDLDLGHYERFTGVPCSKNSNYTTGRIYSSVISREREGGYLGKTVQVIPHITNEIKDAILSLAADDVDIVITEIGGTVGDIESLPFLEAIRQLRQEIGPDNGLFLHITLVPYLAAAGEMKTKPSQQSVGVLRSIGIFPDILVCRCERHMSEEHKQKLALFCNVPRRLVIEEKDVEHSIYEVPLDLAHQELDIFILEKLKLHVNRQNLRDWEKLIKRLVEPSDGEITIAVIGKYISLNDAYKSIYEALTHGGIAHDVKVHVRHVESEDIEKDPACIEQLLKDVQGILVPGGFGYRGIEGKIQAIKFARERGIPFFGICLGMQCAVMEFARNKCDCRSAISTEFETNPEHPVIALMEEQKDITDMGGTMRLGGYDCVIEKDSRAYAAYGTEHISERHRHRYEFNNDYREQMKERGMLLSGLSPDGRLVEIIELPDHPWFVACQFHPEFQSTALDGHPLFKDFIKAAKNKRS, encoded by the coding sequence ATGGCCAAGCACATTTTTGTTACTGGTGGCGTGGTTTCGTCACTGGGCAAAGGACTCACTGCCGCATCGGTTGCTCTGCTTCTTCAACGCAGAGGGTATCGTGTCCGTCTTCAAAAAATGGATCCTTATTTAAATGTCGACCCGGGAACCATGTCGCCTTTTCAGCACGGCGAAGTATATGTGACAGCAGATGGAGCGGAAACGGATCTTGACCTTGGTCATTATGAACGTTTCACCGGCGTCCCTTGTTCGAAAAACAGTAACTATACCACGGGCCGTATCTACAGTTCTGTTATTTCACGGGAACGCGAAGGCGGTTATCTGGGTAAAACCGTGCAGGTTATTCCGCATATTACCAATGAGATTAAAGATGCGATTTTGTCTCTGGCAGCCGATGATGTCGATATTGTTATTACGGAGATCGGCGGTACGGTGGGCGATATTGAATCTCTGCCGTTTTTAGAGGCGATTCGTCAGTTGCGCCAGGAGATCGGGCCGGATAATGGACTCTTTCTTCATATAACTCTGGTACCTTATTTGGCTGCAGCGGGAGAAATGAAGACCAAGCCGTCGCAGCAGTCTGTCGGCGTGTTACGCTCGATTGGTATTTTCCCTGACATTCTGGTGTGCCGCTGTGAACGGCATATGTCGGAAGAGCACAAACAGAAGCTCGCACTATTTTGCAATGTTCCGCGTCGGCTGGTCATTGAAGAAAAAGATGTGGAACATAGTATCTATGAGGTGCCTCTGGATTTAGCGCATCAGGAATTGGATATATTCATTCTTGAAAAACTGAAACTGCATGTGAATCGCCAGAATCTCCGTGACTGGGAGAAATTGATCAAACGCTTGGTTGAGCCGTCTGATGGTGAAATTACCATTGCCGTGATCGGGAAGTATATCAGTTTGAATGATGCCTATAAGAGCATTTATGAAGCACTGACCCACGGAGGAATAGCCCATGATGTGAAGGTTCATGTGCGCCATGTTGAATCGGAGGATATTGAGAAAGATCCGGCCTGTATCGAACAGCTTCTTAAGGATGTTCAGGGGATTCTTGTGCCTGGCGGATTCGGATACCGCGGCATTGAAGGCAAAATTCAGGCCATTAAGTTCGCGAGAGAAAGAGGCATTCCGTTCTTTGGTATCTGTCTGGGTATGCAGTGCGCTGTGATGGAGTTTGCCCGTAATAAGTGTGATTGCCGCAGTGCCATCAGCACGGAATTTGAAACCAATCCCGAGCACCCGGTTATTGCGTTGATGGAGGAACAGAAGGATATAACGGATATGGGCGGCACCATGCGTCTGGGCGGTTATGACTGTGTCATTGAAAAGGACAGTCGGGCCTATGCGGCCTATGGTACAGAGCACATATCTGAACGGCATCGTCATCGGTATGAATTCAATAACGACTACAGAGAGCAGATGAAGGAACGAGGGATGCTGCTGTCGGGGTTGTCGCCGGACGGGCGTCTGGTTGAGATCATTGAACTGCCGGATCATCCGTGGTTTGTAGCCTGTCAGTTCCATCCGGAATTCCAGTCAACAGCACTGGATGGGCACCCGCTGTTTAAGGATTTTATCAAGGCGGCCAAGAATAAGCGGTCGTAA